The Nitrospirota bacterium DNA window GAAAATCGAATATTATGACCGGAAAGGCGAGCTTCTCAAGAGCCAGAAAATGAACTGGCAGGAAGTATCGGGCTATAAAGCCTGGAAAAGCTCGGAAGTCGTCAATGTCCAGACTCAGCATAAAACTATTTTTGAAATTTCGGATTTAAAAATCAACACCGGTCTAAAAGATGATCTCTTTAAAGAGAGAACGCTTACGACCGGTGTCCGGTAAGAACGACGGTAAGGAGACCCCTGTTGGAATCAGGTTTTGCCTGTCCAAGCATTGGGGGCGATTGGCGCGACAGATAAGTTAAGGAGCATCGCGCTATGAGCACCGCCGTGAAAGCGCGGCGGCAGGAGCCGGGGCATCGGAGGGTTTTACAGAGTGATACCGCGCGGGCCCCTGAGCATAGGTAAGGAGATCAATGTGAAGGGAGAGGGGGTTGTTTTTGCTATTCTCCCTTCTTTTTCGCTCATCGTCATTTTTATCATATTCGGATCCTCCCAGAAAGCTTTTGCCGAATCAGGTATTCCTGCTACGGAGTGGATGGGATACGCTAAAACAGAACTTGCCTATCGGTACCCTCAAAACGCGGCGTTTACAAAATTTCTCAATCTCTTTCAACTTGAGCTTCACACCACTTTTTCCGACAGGATCCGTCTGGTTTCAATCGGCCGGGTAACCTATAATGCGATCTATGACCTCGAAGATTTCTTTGAGGTCAACCCGTTAAGAAAAGAATTTAGCAGAAGTGCCGCTGAAATCTCCGCATTTTCTCCCCGCCGGTCCGATGCACTCCTCAGAGAGTTTTATCTCGACTGGAACAGTTCGATGCTTGATCTCAGGCTTGGAAAACAGATTGTCCGGTGGGGATTGATCGAAGGATTCCGAATCACCGATGCGGTCAATCCGATGGATTTCACCGAATTCATCCTGAGGGAGGTCGGCGACCGGTATATTCCGCTTTGGATGGCCAAAGGCGATTTCTACTTTGGCGATATTTCACTTGAAACTCTTTTTATTCCAGATCTCACTTTTCATCAGGCTGCCCCTGCAGGCACGGAATGGGAAGAGTTTCAGATTCCTCCCGGGACCGAAACACCGACTAATAGTCCTATCAACTGGGAATGGGGAGTCAAAGTCTCTGAAAATATCCTGGGCTGGGATTCCAGTTTCAGCTACCTCTACAACTGGGATCAATTTCCAGGCGCATTCCGTGGAGCATTTGGGAACAGTACCGGGACACTGACTTTTACACCCCGCTATTCCCGGCTTCACAACGTTGGTTTGACAACCTCCAAAAATATTGCGGGAGCAGTCATGGGGTTTGAAACCGCATATGTTCATGGAAAATATTTTGAGACCGGAGCCGATACCAACGGAAATGGTCTTCTGGATTCTGGTGATACATTTGGTGAAATGGAAGAAGATTACTTTGTTTATGGCGTGAGTGCGGATGTCAACTGGTATGATTCGGATATCACATTGCAATATTCACAGACCATTCTTCCTCACTATGAACAGAATTTGATGACCGACCAGGTGGAGAGCGGCACATCCCTCTTTATTCGGAGAGAGTGGCTGAATAGCAGAATATTGACGCAGTTTTCAGTGCTCTATTTCTTTAACCGAAATGAAGCCTTGATTCGACCCCGGATCGATTATAAATGGAGCGACCACCTGAAACTTTCAGGAGGTGGGGATTTCTTCTCAGGTCATCGGAGCGATGAACTGAATTCGGAATTTCATTTTATCGGTTTTTTCAAAGATCATGATAGAATTATAGCAGAGGTAAAATACAGCTTTTAGAGGCCAATGTTAAGTAGGACAACTCTGTAAGATGTGGAATGAGAATTAACTCTTTGACTATTTCAGGTTGTTCAAAAATCCTCAGATGTCCCCTGCCGAGGACTTCCTCAATCAAAGCTTTCTTTTGAGGGTCGCAGGCCGCAGGTTCGAAGGCGACTGAAGCGTACATTGGTGAGTACGTTGAAGAAGACTGAGAAACGAGAACGAAGTAAATGAGGCCTTGTCAATTGCCTGCCAGGAGAAAATATGGTCATTGCGGTAATCGATGGACAGGGAGGCGGGATCGGGAGCGAAATTATCAAGAAGCTCCGCGACTATCTTCCTGAAGAAATTGAAATTATTGCGCTCGGTACGAATGCGATTGCCACATCGTCGATGATGCGCGCGGGTGCTAATAAGGGGGCGTCCGGAGAGAATGCGATCATTCAGTCGATCGGAAATGTTCAGTTGATCATTGGTCCTCTTTCGATTGTGTTGGCAAATTCAATGATGGGTGAAATGACCGTAGCAATGGCCTCGGCCATTTCGACGACCCGGGTCAGAAAAATCCTTCTTCCAATCGGCTTTGAACATATTGAACTGGTGGGCACGGAAAAAGAGCCAATCCCGCACATGATCTTGAAGCTGGTCGACCGGGTCAATCTCCTGATCGGAAGTGAGAAAAGAAAATGAGAACGAGGGTAAGGCATGATGATCTCGTTTGGTATTACCTTCACTGCTCCGGCTCCGAAGTTCACCTTCTATTTCAACAACATTTTTGTAGGGCAACCAAACTTCGAAGAGTCGCTATTCAGGTCACACCAAACGAGATCATCATAGCAAGTCGCCAATCCATAAATCAGGAGTGTGCACACCATGATTAAAAAATATGTAGACGGATTAGTCAATCATCCACTTCGAGTCATTCTCGTTGTGTTGGCGGTGACTCTGTTTTTTGCTTTTCAGCTCCAGCATCTCTTCATGATTCTTGATCCGAAAAGAATTCTCCCTCAGGATCATCCCTTCGTCCAGCTCAACAACAAGATTGAGCAGACCTTCGGAGGAAGCCGGGTGGTCGTCATCGGTGTCGTGGTTAAGAACGGAGATGTTTTTAACCCGGCGACGCTTGCCAAAATTAAGCGGATTACCGAAGAGGTAAAAGGGGTTTCCGGTATCCTGGAAGAAAATGTCGTTTCCATTTCCGATCGAAAGATCAAATATATCAATGCTTCACCCGGGGGGATGGATATTCGCCCGATGATGGCCGAAGTTCCGACGACGAAAGAAGGACTTGATGACCTGAAAAAGAGTCTCTATTCCAACGATCTTTATCTGAAAAGCCTGATTTCAGAAGATGGCAAAGCGGCGGCAATCATAACCGATTTCAGGTCGGGGGTCTTTTCGCCCTCCAATGCGGCTTCCGGTTCAGGGGGGAAAGGATCAGGGAGTAATCCCTGGTGGAATCCGGATACCGGAAAATCATCTTCTGCAGGAACGACTGCAGGTGGTGCGAATCCCTGGTGGAACCCCGATAAGGCAAAAAAAGAGGGTAAAACAAGCCCTGCAAAGACGAGTACAACCTACGATACGCTGGCCGGTCTGGTTAAGGGGCTGATTTTCGGCGGTTCCTGGTCCGCTTCCGGAGACAACCCCTATTGGACAAGCGATTCGACTATTTATAAAAAGCTTCATGCCATTATCGATAAAGAGAAAGATGGCAACACCGAAATCTATCTTGGGGGTCTCCCCATCGCGCTCTCTTTTCTCGAAGCCGATACGAATGTCATGAACCAGGTTGTTTTCCCGATTGCGTTTGTGGTGATTATGGGGGTTCTTTTTCTTTCATTCAGGTCATTTCAGGGAATGCTCATTCCGATACTCACGGCCCTGCTCAGCGTGATCTGGGCGCTCGGTCTGGTGGGTCTCCTGGGGATCCCGCTCGATCCCTTTACCAAAACATTGACCCCGCTGTTGATCGTCGCTATTGCCGCAGGGCATTCGATCCAGATTTTAAAGCGTTACTACGAAGAGTATGCGAAAACCGGAAATCATAAAGAAGCGGTCCGGGAATCAACGCTCAGGATGGCGCCGGTCATGGTAACGGCAGGTCTTGTTGCCTCGGCAAGTTTTGCGTCTTTGATTACATTCCATCTCAAAACATTTCAGGCATTCGGTTTATTAACGGCCTTTGGGATACTTTCAGCGGTTGTGTTGGAACTGAGTTTTATTCCGGCATTCAGAACGATGGTTCCTCCCCGCTTGACACCTGACGCCTTGCTTCGAAGTTCCTATTTAGACCATATCTTGACCTCGGTGGGGAATTTCATCCCGCGGAACCCGATGAAAATTTTGATCGCCGGAGGAGTCATCCTGGCCGTCAGCTCGATAGGCGCCTCCCAGGTTAAAGTCAATAACAGCTTGAAAACCCAGTTTTTCGAAAAGACCGAGCTTCGGGTCAGTGATCAGGCGATCAATCAGGCCTTTGGCGGAACATCGACATTTTATATTCTGGTCGATGGAAAAGTGCCGGACCGATTGAAAGATCCGAAGGTCATGGCCGGAATCGAAGGGCTTCAAAAACTCCTTGAGTCGATCCCGGGAGTTGGAAAAACGCAATCCTACGTGGATTACCTCAAGAAAATGAGCCGGTCGATTCATGGGGGCGATCCTGCCTGGGAAAAAATACCCGAAAGCCGGCAAGCGGCAGGGGAATACCTTTTTCTCTATTCTATCTCCGGAAATCCGGCCGATTTCAACCGGCTCGTCAATTACGACTATCAGCAGGCGGTCATCTGGTCGTTTTTGAAAACGGACAGCACCGATCTGGCTGAAAAAATAATCAAAGAGGTGAACGCCTATGTTCCGTCCCATTTTGATCCCGATATGACGGTTGGAGTCGCCGGGAGTTCTCCGGTCACAGTTGCTTTGAATGAAACAATGGTCCAGGGAAAGGTCAAGAACATTCTTCAGGTGAGCGGCCTGACTTTCGTTATTGCTTCGCTCGTATTTCGTTCGCTTTTGGGAGGACTTCTTGTTCTCCTCCCGCTGCTTCTGGCAGTCATGATCAATTTCGGCGTGATGGGTTTTTCAGGTCTTACACTCGGGATCGGAACGGCGACCATTGCAGCCATGTCTGTCGGGATGGGTGCCGACTATGCCATCTATTTTATTTTTAGACTGAGAGAAGAATTTAAAAAGACCGGAAAGGTGGAAAGTGCCATTTCAAATTCGATGAGCACGGCAGGAAAATCAATTCTCTATGTTGCTTTCGCTATTTCCGCCGGATGTGCCACGCTGATCTTTCCGGGCTATTACCTTCATACGGAAGGAATCCTGGTCCCTCTTGCCATGTTGACCAGTTCAGTCGGTGCAATCACCTTGATACCCGCTTTAATGGCCTGGCTCCGCCCGACATTTGTATTTGGAGTGCGGGGTGAGAGATGAGGTGTTAAGGGAACGGCGTGAAATTTTGTTTTATAATATTCTGGAGCTTTATTGCACTTGTCTTAAGTAATCAGCCGCTGTGGGGCCAGGAGCCATTGTCCAACCCCGATTTCTCGACGACAGCGGCCTCAGAAGGAACCGTTCCCGTCTTTAAGGCTACCCCTTCCGAAAAGGGGACAACTGTTCCCCCCTTTTCTTCAAGCTCCACCTTTTCCGCGACTGCATTAGGTTACGGCACGACTTCAACCACCCAACCGACCCTCCCGCCATTAGAAGACTTTCCGTTAAAGCCGCTTGAATGGGGCAAATGGAGTGTCGGCCTTCTGATCGGAGTCTATCATCCGTCGCTCGATTTGTTAAATCACATCTTGTCAGATCCCAATCTCGGAATCGTCCAGGACCCCAATTTTCTTCTTCCGGGGAACCCTGATTTTCCAACCACCAAACGAAACATCGTCACGCCGCATATTTTCGGGCTGGCTGAATATGGGATAGAAGGTCAACTGGAAATTAATCCGAAATATTCTTTCACATTTGCGTTTGCTTCCTGGCAGGGAGAGTCCCGTGCAGAGGATTCCGTCACGATTTTCACCCGGTCGAATCAACCACCTAGCGTTGTTCCGCGGGATGCGAGGTACCATGTTACGATCAACCAGTTCTGGTGGGGACTCCGATATCATTTTATGAACGAGCCCGGAAAGAAAAAATTCTATCTGAATATTGGCCTGTTGGGTGTTTCCGGTGCCTATTTGACCATGGACTCCCTTGAGCGGGTGATTACGAACAATAACCTCAGTTTTGACTCCGTCAGTGTCACGGAAGCTTCCGGTTACGGGTTTTCCACCCGATTTGGCGCGGGGGGAGAATACCATTTTCAAAAGTGGCTATCGATCGGGACCAATATCAACTACGTCATGGGAAAAATCAGCACTCTTAAGGTAAGTCGTTATTTTTCAAGCGGTTTCGGCGAGCCCCTTCCTGCACCGCCCGATTCGCTTCCGCCCGATCCGACCATTCCGATCCCTCAACCCGCGACACTTCCTGTGCCGGGAGACACGATTACCTATGCCCCGATGACGACGATCGGAGCAGCCGATTTCATGGGAAAACCCCAAAACCTCTCCCTCGATCTCGATGGTTTTGATGTTACCTTTTATATCCAGTTTCATTTTTAATCTTTAAGAGACCCTTCCTGGTACGTTCTCAGTCGGATCGGAACACCAAAAAAATAATTGACATCAAGATGAAAGAAATTTAAGATGGGGCAAGAAAGTAGAAATTGTTTTCAGAATCCCACTTTTCGACATCTCCAGATTGAATGGGAATTTCCAGGAGTTATTCTTCTTTATTCTCCTTCCTTCTCCCGCTTGTTTTCTGAAAACAACCGTTATCAGAGTACTGAATTTTATATTTCCAATTGAAAAAAAAACGCGGATTTATCATTCTGTTCCTGGGAATGGTCATTTCATTTTCAGGGAACGACGCTCTTTCTGAAAGTAAGCTGGAACCGGATACCCGGGTTAAGACCATGATCGAAGGCCCCGCAACAGTCAATAAAGTCTGCGGGCAGTGTCACTCGGTCAAAATCAATGGCCAGTGTTTTGCCGGGGGTTGTCAGGACGAAACCCGGATCAGAACGTCTGGCGGGAGAGACTGGCTTCTCATGGCCCGATGGATGCGGGAATTTTTCCACTGTCAAATGACGGATGATCAAAGCCATTTGATAGCCGCCTATCTTAACCTTGTTGCTCCGAAACCGGACTTTCCAGCCGACTGGACGGAAGTGGCTTCGTTCCATGGCGGGTTTAATGTGCCGGCGATGAAATCTTTTGGAAATGCGCTGTTCGCCGGACTTGAAGGAAACCCGGTTATATACCGGACGGATAACGGGAAGGACTGGAAAGAGGTCATGAAGAGCGAGAGCGGAAGTGATGTGTTTGCGCTCGAAGAATTTAAGGGTGCGCTCTATGCGGGGGTAGAAGGCCCCGAGGCGGAACTCTGGAGATCAATCGATGGAGTTCGATGGGAAAAAGTTCATACCTTTCCGTTTGACGCCAGGCCGTATTCCAATGAGACCGGTGTCACGGCGCTTGGCGTTTTTAAAGGGTATCTTTACGCCGGAACGTATCACCTGCGAATTTACCGGTCGGCAAATGGAATCGATTGGGAAGAAGTGGGATCGTTCCAGGCGATCGATTCTTCCAAATCAAGTATCAAAGTTCGGTTTTTAAAGGAGTTTAAAGGGAAGCTCTATGCGGGAAGCACTTACAGCGGAGCGCTTTTCCAGAGCGAGAATGGCAAGGACTGGATAGAGCTCCTTTCTCTTGAAAAGAAGGGGGTCAAGGGATTGATCCGGGCGTTGGTATTTCATGACCAGCTTTATGTGGGCACCCGGGTAGATGGAACGATCTGGAGAACCGGAGAGGGACAGGATTGGGAAAAGGTCTTTGACCTGGAAAAGGAAACCAGTAAGCCAGGAGGCATGATCGGCTCGATGGCGGTTTATCACGAAATGCTTTATGCCGACGCGACGGTTTCGTTTACAAACACAGGAGTCTATCGGAGTTATGATGGTAAAAAATGGGAGAAAGCGGGGAGTTTCTCTCCTTTTGACGCCGAGGCGATGTCGGTTTTTCGAAATCAGCTTTATGTGGCGACCATCTATCCGAGAACGCCGAAAGTGTTTCAAATGATCGAGAAATAGCCCTGTTATTAAATAGGGGTCTTCTTTTATTGAAGGATTAGAAAAACAAATTGGAACAAGTGAAATATTGTGCAGGTTGACCAATTGAAATTAAAACAGGAAAATGACTCCACGGAGGAAAATTAAAATGAGCCAGCTGAGACAAGACAATCAGGGAAGATATTTCCTTTTCATTTATCTCTTTTTTTTCAGCTGGCTAAATCTTAACTCCGTGGCTTTTTCAGCCACAACGGTGGGAGATTGCTCCTCGGGAGCAGCCGGCTGTTACGAAGATAAAGCGGTCACCTCCTGTACCCTCTGTCATACCACGACCATCACACGGGCGACCGGAACCGTTCGGACTCTGACCCTTGCGGACTCCCCGCCTCTGAGTGCTTTTGCAGGGGTCTCTGCAGGACCCAGGACAGAAGGAAGCGCGTCTGATCCGGATGGAACGGTCACATGGTGGGCGACGATCAATCATATGATTACCAAGGCCTGTCCTGTCGGAGGCAACCATGCCCAGTTAGGGGGCGGGTCCAATACGTCAACTGAAGCGATTAACGCGGCGGACTATCTGGGGGTGAATTACTGTCCGACCTGCACCGGCGTCATCCTCTCCAGCGTCGATGTGGTCGGGATTACCAAGAATTCTGCGACGATTACCTGGAACACGTCATTGGCCGGTTACCAGGATGGCCTGGCCAACAGCGTGGTTTTTTGGGGGACCAGTCCTTCGTCCTTAACAAATCAGGTTTCGGATGCGACGGCAACGGGAATGCATTCCATCTCATTGACCGGACTGAATCCCAACACCAAGATCTATTTCACCTATCAGTCGACAGGTGGGAACGGGGTCACCGTGAAATGGCCCAGTACACTCTCTTTTAAAACGGCCGCCGATACCGGTTGCACGACCAACTGCGGGACGACGACAACCACCTTTGCCTATGTCGCCAACCAGAGCTCCAAATCGATTTCCGTTGTGAATACGGCAACCAAAGCGATTGCGACCACGATTTTCTTGACAGAGACCCCTTACGGCGTGGTCAGTGCCCCTGATGGCAAGACTGTTTATGTGTCTGCCTGGTATGTGAATACGTCGTCCATTCCAATTAACGACCTGATTGTCATCGATACGGCCACCAACACGATCAATTCGGTTGTCGCAAATATTTCCCCCGATAATACCGCTGCGCCAATGGGTCTCGCTATTTCACCGGACGGAAGGTATCTCTTTGGGGCCAACGGGGGCCAGCTTCTGGCCTACTCGACGACGACCTTAACCTTGATTAAGAAATCGACTCTCCCTTCGAGTTATACCCTTGACCTTTCCGTAACGCCGGACCAGAGTGCCATTTACGTTGTTTCCGGGAGCTATTTTTCAGATACGGAGATTGTCAATCTGGCCAGTGCGATAAATCCTTCCGTCTCGACGATCGCAAGCCATGTCACCATGCCCACAGTGGGTGCGACCGGTCCGGGAGCCTCGTCAGTGATCGCAGGCCCCGACGGCCGCGGTTGGATTCCGGGGAATATCGGAGGCGGCCCGGGTGGCTTTACCCGTCTGATGCCCAGTGGGTTAACCTATCTGGTCCCGTCTGAATATTCCGGGCCGGGAGTCACGATCAACTCCGCGGGCGATACGCTCTACAGCACAACAAGAGACTACCGGTTGAACAGCGGCATGGCAAGTATCGGCGTGGCCCAGATGGATACGGCAACGTTCGTGACGCAGTTTATGTTTCCGGATCTCCTCGGAAATTACGGGTATAACGGCATTGCGGTTTCTCCCGACGGATCGACCCTGTATGTATCGGCTATCTGCGGCGGGACTCCTCCTTGTCCCGACCTGCTTTATTTTATTGACACGACCCTCTTTTCGGTTTCCGGTTCAGTTCCGGTTGGCAGCGGTCCGAATAAAATTGCCCTCGCAACGGTGGTGACCGGGACCCCTCCAGGGCCCCCTCCCACGCTGATCTACTCTGCCAACGGGAGCGCCAACAACGTGTCGGTGATTGATCCGGCCACCAACGCCATTACTGCGACCGTATCGGTTGGAACCAATCCGCTTGCTCTGGCCCCCACGCCGGATGGAAAACTGGTGATTGTGGTCAACGGAGGCGGTACCGTTTCGGTCATCACCCGAAGCAGTCAAACGGTGACCGCAACGCTTACGCTTCCGGACCCGGTCACAGGGACAGCTGCCGCAATCGCGGGTCCCGCGGGGACGAACCTGGTCTATATCGCAAACCATAACGCCATGAAAATCTATGTCATGAATACCCAATCCAATACGATCACCGCGACGATTCCTGTGGGCGCGCCAGCGGTCTACTCCCCTCAGGGACCGCTTGATCTTGCAATCAGTCCGGACGGTTCGACCCTCTATGCCAATGTGGATGTCAATCCCGGTGACCCTGCCAATGCGGACGGCTATATTGCGGTCATATCAACCGCCAGCAACAGTTCGGTGGGGAGGATCAATCTCCCGATGATGAATGGTGCGGGAACTTATCATACCGGAGGTAGCCATGTGGCGATGAACCCGCTTGGGGGATTTGCCTATGCCTCTGCCGATCCCTATGTGGTCATTATCGATACCGTGGCCAATGGTGTCATCACGTCGCTGAAAATTCCGACAAGCGGTCCGAAATGTTATTCTATGTCTCTTGGTGTGACGGCCGACGGGACTGCTTTGGCTGCCTCCTGCTGGAATACCCTCTTCCTTTATGATACGAGCCTGCTGATCCAGACGATGAACACCGGGCAAAATCTTTCGGCAATTATTTCGTCAATTGCGATTACCGGTGACAGCGCCAAAGGATATCTGGCCGGAAATTCTTCTTCCTCCATTACCAATCTCGATCTGACCAATCTCAGCTTAATCGGGGGAATCACGGTTCCGGCGGTACCCACGATGATAGCGGCATCTCCTGCCGTCATCAATGTGCCCGGCGGATCGCCGATTGTCCTGACAGCTCCCGATCTGACCTTTACGGCTCTCTCCGCAAATGCGACGGTCAATCTCTCGGTCGCTTCGAATCTGACGATTACCGGTACGGCCAAGAATATTGGTGGAAGTGCCGCCGCGAGCTTTGTAATTAGTTACTATCTTTCCCCCACCAATTTCTATAATTCGGCGACCGCGATTTCAATTGGGAGCCAGACGGTAGGGAGCCTCGGCGCGGGAGCGACTCTGAACCTCAATTCTCCGTTTACGGTACCCACTTCGGTGCCATTAGGCGATTATTATGTTTTGGCCAATGCGGATGCTAATCAACAGATTGCCGAGAATAACGAAGACAATAATATTTTCTCAACAGCCACGAAGGTGCATCTGGTCGTCGTGGATCTGGCAGAAACCAATCTGACCAGCCCGGCGATAGGGACTGGTCAACTGCCTGGGGCGACCATCTCGGTTACGGATACCGTCACCAATCCGGGGACCGCTTCGGTTGGCACTTTCCCGGTCGGGATATATCTTAATCCGGTGTCTGGTGGAAAATATACCTTCCTCGGATCCCGGTCGGTTTCAAGCCTGGCGGTTGGAGGAACTTCCACCGGGACCAAATCGTATACGATACCGACCAATGTGGTGGGCGGGACCTATAACCTTCAAGCGGTGGCAGACTACGCCAACGCCGTTCCGGAATCGAATGAAACCAATAACACGTTTACGAACACCTCGGGACTGATTACCATCCCTCCCGCTGATCTCGTCATGACGGCGGTTTCGACGACCGCCACCACAGTTGCCCGTGGCGGCGCGGTCACTATTTCCTATACAGTTAAAAACCAGGGGATTGGGGGGACGGCGGTCTTTGCAATTGGATTCTACCTTTCGACAGACAGTACGATTACCACCGCAGATAAATACCTCTCCTATAAATCCATTTCTCCGGGATTGAATCCCGGGGCCTCAATCAGCGGTTCAGTCACAATGGTCATTCCGGCCAACACGACGCCGGGAACTTACTACCTGGGTGCCTATGCCGATTATTTGAATGTCGTCATCGAATCGGTTGAGACGAATAATGGCAAAGCGACCGCGGGAACCATTCAGGTCCAGTAAATCGAACTGAAATTTTTCCTCAATAGCCGTCTGGATTTCCCTTTCAGACGGCTATTTTTTTTGGATTATTCACGTATTATCCAATCATTTAGGGGATTAAAGAGAAAAAGAATGCTTCTTTTTTGGGTAAACCTTTACCCCTTGAACCCCAAATTTTGGTTGTTTTAGATCTTGCTCCCTATTCCGGGGAGAAAATGTTTTGAATTGCTAAAATTAAATATTGGTTTTTCAATAACTTACAAAATGAATTCCGCCTGTTCATTTTTGAAACGGAATGGTCTCTAAAT harbors:
- a CDS encoding outer membrane lipoprotein-sorting protein: KIEYYDRKGELLKSQKMNWQEVSGYKAWKSSEVVNVQTQHKTIFEISDLKINTGLKDDLFKERTLTTGVR
- a CDS encoding DUF3842 family protein; the encoded protein is MVIAVIDGQGGGIGSEIIKKLRDYLPEEIEIIALGTNAIATSSMMRAGANKGASGENAIIQSIGNVQLIIGPLSIVLANSMMGEMTVAMASAISTTRVRKILLPIGFEHIELVGTEKEPIPHMILKLVDRVNLLIGSEKRK
- a CDS encoding MMPL family transporter, encoding MIKKYVDGLVNHPLRVILVVLAVTLFFAFQLQHLFMILDPKRILPQDHPFVQLNNKIEQTFGGSRVVVIGVVVKNGDVFNPATLAKIKRITEEVKGVSGILEENVVSISDRKIKYINASPGGMDIRPMMAEVPTTKEGLDDLKKSLYSNDLYLKSLISEDGKAAAIITDFRSGVFSPSNAASGSGGKGSGSNPWWNPDTGKSSSAGTTAGGANPWWNPDKAKKEGKTSPAKTSTTYDTLAGLVKGLIFGGSWSASGDNPYWTSDSTIYKKLHAIIDKEKDGNTEIYLGGLPIALSFLEADTNVMNQVVFPIAFVVIMGVLFLSFRSFQGMLIPILTALLSVIWALGLVGLLGIPLDPFTKTLTPLLIVAIAAGHSIQILKRYYEEYAKTGNHKEAVRESTLRMAPVMVTAGLVASASFASLITFHLKTFQAFGLLTAFGILSAVVLELSFIPAFRTMVPPRLTPDALLRSSYLDHILTSVGNFIPRNPMKILIAGGVILAVSSIGASQVKVNNSLKTQFFEKTELRVSDQAINQAFGGTSTFYILVDGKVPDRLKDPKVMAGIEGLQKLLESIPGVGKTQSYVDYLKKMSRSIHGGDPAWEKIPESRQAAGEYLFLYSISGNPADFNRLVNYDYQQAVIWSFLKTDSTDLAEKIIKEVNAYVPSHFDPDMTVGVAGSSPVTVALNETMVQGKVKNILQVSGLTFVIASLVFRSLLGGLLVLLPLLLAVMINFGVMGFSGLTLGIGTATIAAMSVGMGADYAIYFIFRLREEFKKTGKVESAISNSMSTAGKSILYVAFAISAGCATLIFPGYYLHTEGILVPLAMLTSSVGAITLIPALMAWLRPTFVFGVRGER